The following proteins come from a genomic window of Edaphobacter sp. 4G125:
- a CDS encoding phage NrS-1 polymerase family protein encodes MSNLNSLTIEDLKKQRRWVLWRLETRDGKETKVPYQANGKRADSTNPASWQIHEEVSAHRHKFDGVGIVLGEVDGIRVSGVDIDKCYDREAKLFTPESRDYVIGLDSYTEFSPSGDGVHILVLGDLRGRTGAKEPVPGCKAIELYDSARYLTFTGRHVGKTPANLLDRADELNELYNRVKAAKLKKTGLTVSISLSEEDRFQKLMAGDTSDYDNDHSKADFALCVILAKKHRCDAFKIDEAFRESGLYREKWERDYYRGSTITRAVLAVAKESVVVFEQSDTMDEDGETEFLVEPNDGAEGWFPKGEVSLIGGSSGVGKTSFVMPMLEKIRRGEEVFGHKTKPREYRVVLHDRSKKATRRTIKALGLTEESATRLVPLSLSQKSADIGEVLQAAIEEHPGAEAWFIEGLDLWIPDMNKAAVVQAVLSSIIAVAQKYNVAVLGSVGAPKQKGPDRYHGRDVLFGSAALARKTETIVALSYHDEKDLKSPRVCWVMPRNSSPEKMFFDWVDGRFTQVEEPEDSGTNSDVGSPALLKMHAQIRSIFGDGTPIRYTRALGAEKTYYRWRDWAVARGSVVRTDGNYYLSASELQSGLTAA; translated from the coding sequence CTCACAGGCATAAATTCGACGGCGTCGGCATAGTGCTTGGTGAGGTTGACGGTATCCGCGTTTCCGGCGTGGACATAGATAAATGTTACGACCGTGAGGCCAAACTATTCACACCAGAATCTCGTGATTATGTCATCGGACTGGACTCTTATACAGAGTTCAGTCCCTCTGGCGACGGCGTACACATTCTGGTGTTGGGTGATCTTCGCGGACGTACCGGCGCGAAAGAACCGGTTCCGGGTTGCAAGGCTATCGAGCTATACGACTCGGCGCGATATCTCACATTTACGGGGCGTCACGTCGGAAAGACTCCTGCGAACTTGCTAGACCGTGCGGACGAATTGAACGAGCTATACAATCGTGTAAAGGCAGCAAAGCTCAAGAAGACCGGCCTGACCGTATCCATTTCATTGAGCGAAGAGGATCGCTTTCAAAAGCTCATGGCCGGTGACACTAGCGACTACGATAACGACCACAGTAAAGCGGACTTCGCTCTGTGCGTCATTCTGGCAAAGAAACACAGGTGTGATGCGTTCAAAATTGACGAAGCGTTTCGGGAATCTGGACTATACCGCGAAAAGTGGGAGCGCGACTACTACCGAGGCAGCACGATTACACGGGCGGTGCTTGCTGTTGCCAAAGAATCGGTTGTCGTATTCGAGCAGTCGGACACGATGGATGAAGATGGCGAGACGGAGTTTCTTGTCGAACCTAATGACGGTGCGGAGGGCTGGTTTCCGAAGGGTGAAGTCTCACTCATCGGAGGCTCGTCAGGTGTAGGCAAAACCAGCTTCGTCATGCCGATGCTTGAAAAGATCCGACGCGGCGAGGAGGTTTTTGGCCACAAGACGAAGCCACGGGAGTACAGGGTCGTTCTTCACGACAGATCGAAGAAGGCGACGCGGAGAACCATCAAGGCGCTTGGCTTGACCGAGGAATCGGCAACTCGACTGGTGCCTCTCAGCCTCTCTCAGAAGTCGGCGGACATCGGTGAGGTCTTACAGGCGGCCATCGAAGAACATCCAGGGGCTGAAGCTTGGTTCATCGAGGGTCTTGACCTATGGATTCCCGATATGAACAAGGCGGCGGTTGTCCAGGCAGTTCTAAGCAGCATCATCGCCGTGGCACAGAAATACAACGTCGCCGTACTTGGTTCTGTGGGTGCACCGAAACAGAAAGGGCCGGATCGCTATCACGGACGAGACGTTCTATTCGGAAGTGCGGCTTTGGCACGCAAGACAGAAACAATCGTCGCGTTGAGCTACCACGATGAGAAGGATCTCAAATCGCCCCGCGTTTGCTGGGTGATGCCTCGCAACAGCTCACCAGAAAAGATGTTTTTTGACTGGGTGGACGGGCGGTTCACGCAGGTGGAAGAACCAGAAGACAGCGGGACAAACTCGGATGTTGGGTCTCCTGCGCTGCTGAAGATGCACGCTCAGATTAGGTCTATCTTCGGAGACGGCACACCTATTCGGTATACACGGGCATTAGGGGCGGAGAAAACCTACTACCGTTGGCGGGACTGGGCAGTTGCTAGGGGAAGTGTCGTGCGAACAGACGGTAATTACTATCTATCGGCGTCTGAACTTCAAAGCGGTTTGACGGCAGCATAA